Proteins from one Thermoplasma sp. Kam2015 genomic window:
- a CDS encoding GNAT family N-acetyltransferase: MLWKKPTELTHEYVIRKAEPSDAAGIINCMQSVMDEKVYLVGEYYMLTERAEQERIKSLDDLTLVAVLDRKVVGVLTVQRGIYRKNKHTGSLGIAIMAGHRHKGLGTKMIRQAIEWCEDQGIKKLNLEVFSTNINAINAYKKIGFEVEGYRKKQFIIEGQFVDDVLMTYYVDPNLRDIPNPSA, encoded by the coding sequence ATGCTTTGGAAAAAACCTACTGAACTCACACATGAATACGTAATCAGAAAGGCTGAGCCGAGTGATGCCGCCGGTATTATAAACTGCATGCAAAGCGTCATGGATGAGAAGGTATATCTTGTGGGCGAATACTATATGCTCACAGAGAGAGCTGAGCAAGAGAGGATAAAGAGCCTCGATGATCTGACGCTCGTGGCCGTCCTGGACAGGAAAGTTGTAGGTGTTTTGACCGTACAGCGCGGCATATACAGAAAGAACAAGCATACCGGAAGCCTCGGCATCGCCATCATGGCAGGGCACAGGCATAAGGGCCTCGGCACAAAGATGATAAGACAGGCAATTGAGTGGTGCGAGGATCAGGGAATAAAAAAACTAAATCTGGAAGTTTTTTCTACGAATATCAACGCAATTAATGCTTATAAGAAGATCGGCTTTGAGGTGGAAGGCTACAGAAAAAAACAGTTCATCATAGAGGGACAATTCGTAGACGATGTATTGATGACCTATTATGTCGATCCGAATCTGAGGGATATACCTAATCCATCCGCGTGA
- a CDS encoding transcriptional regulator, giving the protein METLRRHISVIDVLLKEQPIGIIKLSQETGIPEHKIRYSLRILEQENIISPSREGAILTPDFIEHKDQIIGDAEKAVEEANAILEQVKRMLQKK; this is encoded by the coding sequence ATGGAGACTCTCAGAAGGCATATCTCAGTCATAGATGTGTTGTTGAAGGAGCAGCCCATTGGTATAATAAAACTATCTCAGGAGACTGGAATTCCTGAACACAAGATACGGTACTCTCTCCGTATACTGGAGCAGGAGAACATAATTTCCCCGTCAAGGGAGGGTGCAATACTGACACCAGATTTCATAGAGCATAAGGATCAGATAATAGGCGATGCAGAAAAAGCCGTAGAGGAGGCAAATGCAATCCTAGAGCAGGTAAAGAGGATGCTTCAAAAGAAATGA